One Candida dubliniensis CD36 chromosome 1, complete sequence genomic region harbors:
- a CDS encoding mitogen-activated protein kinase (MAP kinase), putative (deleted EC_number 2.7.1.37;~spliced gene;~Similar to C. albicans CSK1): MATLKNKNNNLKACSTYTDNENHFLVDSRYEIVRVLGKGSYGVVCSAIDTKSSVSAMEHKIAIKKVTKIFNKDILLIRAIRELKFMMFFRGHKNIATLLDLDVVYVKPYEGLYCFQELADLDLARVLYSNVQFSEFHIQSFMYQILCGLKYIHSADVIHRDLKPGNILVTTQGTLKICDFGLARGINPVYFRNRSAVITNYVATRWYRAPELIMSTKNYTKAVDVWAVGCILGELFGRRPLFPGKNSHEQIHELFKIIGNPPIETIKKYNWKVEGLLWVKYRPVKWKSLYPFAPSNALELLDSLLQWDYKARLEVEQILEQDFFKNLRNVHEEPLSKAIFDFSFEEKGKSIPQLKEILETEVRVFKEISKTGIE, translated from the exons ATGGCTACGctcaaaaacaaaaacaataatctTAAGGCATGCTCGACATACACTGACAATGAAAACCACTTTTTGGTCGATTCGAGGTACGAAATTGTGCGAGTGTTGGGGAAAGGATCGTATGGAGTCGTTTGCTCAGCTATTGATACAAAAAGTTCAGTCTCAGCGATGGAGCACAAGATTGCCATAAAGAAAGTAACAAAGATCTTCAACAAGGACATCCTTTTAATTCGAGCAATACGAGAACTCAAGTTTATGATGTTTTTCAGAGGCCACAAGAAT ATTGCAACTTTGCTTGACTTGGATGTTGTATATGTAAAACCTTATGAGGGtttgtattgttttcaaGAGCTAGCCGATTTAGATTTAGCCCGTGTTTTGTATTCAAATGTCCAATTTTCAGAATTTCACATTCAAAGCTTTATGTACCAAATCCTTTGCGGGCTCAAGTACATCCACTCAGCTGATGTAATACACCGGGACCTAAAGCCTGGGAATATATTGGTCACCACTCAAGGGACGTTGAAAATATGCGATTTTGGCTTAGCACGAGGAATCAATCCCGTATATTTTAGAAACCGCTCAGCTGTAATCACAAACTACGTTGCAACACGCTGGTACAGAGCTCCTGAATTAATAATGTCTACTAAAAACTACACAAAAGCGGTTGATGTCTGGGCTGTGGGCTGTATTCTTGGTGAGTTGTTTGGAAGAAGACCTTTATTTCCTGGTAAAAACCTGCATGAGCAAATTCATGAACTATTCAAGATAATAGGAAATCCtccaattgaaacaatcaaaaaatataaCTGGAAGGTAGAAGGACTACTTTGGGTAAAGTATAGACCGGTCAAGTGGAAGAGTTTGTATCCGTTTGCTCCTTCAAATGCATTAGAGTTGTTAGATAGTCTTCTACAATGGGATTACAAAGCAAGATTAGAAGTTGAACAAATACTAGAACAAgactttttcaaaaatttgcGGAACGTTCACGAAGAACCATTGAGCAAGGCAATTTTTGACTTTAGTTTTGAGGAGAAAGGAAAGAGTATCCCACAATTGAAAGAGATACTTGAAACGGAAGTAAGAGTATTCAAAGAGATTTCTAAAACGGGAATAGAGTGA